In Anaerolineae bacterium, a single genomic region encodes these proteins:
- a CDS encoding LysE family transporter: MRGRAGIFWSALAVGFSGAMIPGPMLAVVLSESLNGRLWGSLGVVLGHVLLEAALLVALAQGAGGVLKKPAVGAVVGIVGGALLAYMGASVVHTVLRDPGAMVANASLVSLPASPVVTGVLVSGSNPAWVMWWGAVGVGYVALALGQGRGGLLSFYVGHTLSDWVWYGAVAGLVTSGRQMLQGKPYLWLISICGVLLVGFGLYFVSLGVRQVRQRQAAAAVRVREA; encoded by the coding sequence ATGAGAGGTCGGGCGGGCATATTCTGGAGCGCGCTGGCAGTGGGTTTCTCGGGAGCGATGATCCCCGGGCCCATGCTGGCCGTGGTACTGTCGGAGAGCTTGAACGGGCGGCTCTGGGGCAGCCTGGGCGTGGTACTGGGGCACGTGCTGCTCGAGGCGGCCCTGCTGGTGGCCCTGGCCCAAGGGGCGGGCGGGGTGCTCAAGAAGCCGGCGGTGGGGGCCGTTGTGGGCATAGTCGGAGGTGCACTGCTGGCCTACATGGGGGCGAGCGTGGTGCACACCGTGCTGCGAGATCCGGGCGCGATGGTGGCCAACGCTTCCCTGGTCTCGTTGCCCGCCTCTCCAGTGGTCACGGGGGTGCTGGTGAGCGGTTCCAACCCCGCCTGGGTGATGTGGTGGGGGGCCGTGGGCGTGGGCTACGTAGCCCTGGCTCTGGGTCAGGGCAGAGGTGGCCTGCTGTCCTTCTACGTGGGCCACACACTGTCCGACTGGGTGTGGTACGGGGCGGTGGCGGGCCTGGTCACTAGCGGCCGGCAGATGCTGCAGGGGAAGCCGTACCTATGGCTAATCAGCATCTGTGGGGTGCTCCTGGTTGGCTTCGGGCTCTACTTCGTGAGCCTGGGCGTGCGCCAGGTGCGACAAAGGCAGGCGGCTGCCGCGGTGCGGGTGCGGGAGGCCTGA
- a CDS encoding DUF72 domain-containing protein, with protein MIHVGTAGFHYQDWVGPFYPEGYPQSRWLEFYSQEFDTCELNYTYYRLPDAGQMARMAERVPDGFVFSLKAYKGITHEQENVAESLERTREAVEPLVAEGKLGALLLQFPHTFRPTPDTVQLLEQCREGLPDLPLVAEFRHRAWVRQEAFDFLRRLQVGFCCVDEPPLKGLMPPVAVATADVSYVRFHGRNAAKWWQHEEAWERYDYRYSQEELAEWVPKIQDLDGQSAHTYVYANNHWQGQAVDTARQLRLLLQLG; from the coding sequence GTGATTCACGTGGGTACGGCGGGTTTCCACTATCAGGACTGGGTGGGCCCCTTCTACCCGGAGGGCTACCCTCAGTCGAGGTGGCTGGAGTTCTACTCCCAGGAGTTCGACACCTGCGAGTTGAACTACACGTACTACCGCCTTCCCGACGCTGGGCAGATGGCGCGGATGGCCGAAAGGGTGCCGGACGGGTTCGTGTTCTCGCTCAAGGCTTACAAGGGCATCACTCACGAGCAGGAAAACGTGGCCGAGAGCCTGGAGCGCACGCGCGAAGCGGTGGAGCCGCTGGTGGCAGAGGGGAAACTGGGGGCACTGCTGCTGCAGTTTCCCCATACGTTCCGGCCCACGCCGGACACGGTGCAGCTGCTGGAGCAGTGTCGCGAGGGGCTGCCCGACCTGCCTCTGGTGGCCGAGTTCCGCCACCGGGCCTGGGTGCGCCAGGAGGCTTTCGACTTCCTCCGCCGGCTCCAAGTGGGCTTCTGTTGTGTAGACGAGCCACCCCTGAAGGGTCTGATGCCGCCCGTGGCAGTGGCCACCGCGGATGTAAGCTACGTGCGGTTCCACGGGCGCAACGCCGCCAAGTGGTGGCAACACGAGGAGGCATGGGAGCGCTACGATTACCGCTACTCCCAAGAGGAGCTGGCGGAGTGGGTGCCCAAGATCCAGGACCTGGACGGTCAGTCGGCGCACACGTACGTGTACGCCAACAACCACTGGCAGGGCCAGGCTGTGGACACGGCCAGACAACTGCGTCTCTTGCTGCAGCTGGGGTAG